One Salvia splendens isolate huo1 chromosome 12, SspV2, whole genome shotgun sequence genomic window carries:
- the LOC121759170 gene encoding DNA ligase 1-like — MASLKDETTSFILDVKLYAFIKGSDIWLLLEDLPNRHWENDKIVVSIVVSDILYLNGKSLLQRQFKNRFEELEHLFELLPGIKYRVNVLTDLKFLKGFLNDSPKSSLIVKSYLFDSTYEPHKKLRNWLILTDEDLVELEAAIDWGVEDASPGDSAEDLSELEAAIDWGVEDASPGDSAEDLSELEAAIDWGVEDASPGDSAEDLSELEAAIDWGVEDASPGDSAEDLSELEAAIDWGSSSGSGEDVD; from the exons ATGGC TTCCTTAAAAGACGAGACAACATCGTTTATATTGGATGTCAAACTTTATGCATTTATTAAAGGGAGTGATATCTGGTTATTGCTTGAG GACCTTCCCAACCGTCATTgggaaaatgataaaattgtTGTCAGCATTGTTGTGTCAGACATTCTTTACTTGAATGGGAAGTCACTTTTGCAAAGACAATTCAAGAATCGCTTTGAG GAACTTGAGCACCTATTTGAGTTGTTGCCAGGTATCAAGTACAGAGTCAATGTGTTGACTGATCTCAAGTTTCTTAAAGGCTTTTTAAATGATTCTCCCAAGTCAAG CTTGATTGTGAAGTCGTATCTCTTTGATTCCACTTATGAACCACACAAAAAGTTGCGGAATTGGCTTATTCTTACAGATGAAGATTTGGTAGAACTGGAAGCAGCCATTGATTGGGGTGTTGAAGATGCATCTCCTGGTGATAGTGCTGAAGATTTGTCAGAGCTGGAAGCAGCCATTGATTGGGGTGTTGAAGATGCATCTCCTGGTGATAGTGCTGAAGATTTGTCAGAGCTGGAAGCAGCCATTGATTGGGGTGTTGAAGATGCATCTCCTGGTGATAGTGCTGAAGATTTGTCAGAGCTGGAAGCAGCCATTGATTGGGGTGTTGAAGATGCATCTCCTGGTGATAGTGCTGAAGATTTGTCAGAGCTGGAAGCAGCCATTGATTGGGGTTCGTCAAGTGGTAGTGGTGAAGATGTTGATTAG